One segment of Synchiropus splendidus isolate RoL2022-P1 chromosome 4, RoL_Sspl_1.0, whole genome shotgun sequence DNA contains the following:
- the sf3b4 gene encoding splicing factor 3B subunit 4 translates to MAAGPISERNQDATVYVGGLDEKVSEPLLWELFLQAGPVVNTHMPKDRVTGQHQGYGFVEFLSEEDADYAIKIMNMIKLYGKPIRVNKASAHNKNLDVGANIFIGNLDPEIDEKLLYDTFSAFGVILQTPKIMRDPDTGNSKGYAFINFASFDASDAAIEAMNGQYLCNRPITVSYAFKKDSKGERHGSAAERLLAAQNPLSQADRPHQLFADAPPPMTAPPPVLTALGAGMGIPGMPPPGAFPPVPPPGSMPPSMQAMMPPAGAGGPQGGGHPSGPPPFPGSMHPGMPQMPMPPPAPPGMVPPPPAPPGSSQGRAPPPPGMPPPPPMGMPPRAPYGPPMGHPVPPGMRGPPPPMPPPGYAAGLPRPPPPFGFPPRPPVAPMPRPPMPQ, encoded by the exons ATGGCAGCGGGACCAATTTCTGAAAGAAATCAAG ATGCCACAGTGTATGTGGGTGGACTGGATGAGAAGGTGTCCGAACCGTTGCTATGGGAGCTGTTTCTGCAGGCCGGACCTGTGGTCAACACACACATGCCCAAAGACAGGGTGACGGGCCAGCATCAAG GCTATGGATTTGTGGAGTTCCTGAGTGAAGAAGATGCTGACTATGCCATAAAAATTATGAATATGATAAAGCTCTATGGCAAGCCCATCCGAGTTAACAAGGCGTCTGCACACAACAAAAACCTGGATGTGGGTGCGAACATCTTCATCGGTAACCTGGACCCGGAGATTGATGAGAAACTGCTCTACGACACATTCAGCGCCTTTGGCGTCATCCTGCAAACTCCCAAAATCATGCGTGACCCAGACACGGGGAACTCTAAGGGCTACGCATTTATCAATTTTGCCAGTTTTGATGCGTCGGATGCCGCCATTGAGGCCATGAACGGCCAGTACCTGTGCAACAGGCCTATCACGGTGTCCTACGCCTTTAAGAAGGATTCCAAGGGTGAACGCCACGGTTCCGCCGCTGAGCGACTCCTCGCGGCTCAAAACCCACTGTCCCAGGCCGACAGGCCTCATCAGCTGTTTGCAGACGCCCCGCCACCAATGACCGCTCCCCCACCGGTTCTGACAGCCCTGGGAGCTGGGATGGGCATTCCTG GTATGCCTCCTCCTGGCGCGTTCCCTCCTGTTCCACCTCCTGGTTCGATGCCACCATCAATGCAGGCCATGATGCCTCCTGCTGGGGCTGGTGGTCCACAAGGGGGTGGACATCCTTCTGGACCACCGCCGTTCCCTGGAAGTATGCATCCAG GTATGCCCCAGATGCCCATGCCCCCTCCAGCGCCCCCTGGCATGGTGCCACCTCCTCCTGCACCACCAGGATCCAGTCAAGGACGGGCACCACCGCCCCCTGGCATGCCACCTCCCCCGCCAATGGGCATGCCTCCTCGGGCACCATATGGACCCCCCATGG GTCACCCCGTGCCCCCTGGAATGAGAGGCCCTCCCCCTCCCATGCCTCCTCCAGGTTATGCTGCAGGTCTCCCacgccctcctcctccatttGGTTTCCCCCCAAGACCACCGGTTGCACCAATGCCTAGACCACCGATGCCGCAGTAA